A stretch of Phragmites australis chromosome 12, lpPhrAust1.1, whole genome shotgun sequence DNA encodes these proteins:
- the LOC133886134 gene encoding uncharacterized protein LOC133886134 → MCCCDECGCGCYDAFCDSCCPCIPYDTRENIFYCGICLAVLAGAVLFAVLLAAYGFIRHVDVAVEDASLTRFALATSPVTAFAYNLSLTLTVRNRNWAMSIKNTAPLEADYSFDGQRFDRVRLADEGDVHPAGKTRVYHLASGADGAYVALGNAGVAEFARENATGTFQVEVALAGEVRYQAHLTKCKLAATCPLKLQLAPPGTPGVVFQRVKCKLAKPDKNC, encoded by the coding sequence ATGTGCTGCTGCGACGAGTGCGGCTGCGGCTGCTACGACGCCTTCTGCGACTCGTGCTGCCCCTGCATCCCCTACGACACGCGCGAAAACATATTCTACTGCGGGATCTGCCTCGCCGTCCTCGCCGGCGCCGTTCTCTTCGccgtcctcctcgccgcctACGGATTCATCCGCCACGTGGACGTCGCCGTCGAGGATGCCTCCCTGACCAGGTTCGCCCTGGCGACCTCCCCCGTCACCGCGTTCGCCTACAACCTCTCGCTCACGCTCACCGTCCGCAACCGGAACTGGGCCATGAGCATCAAGAACACTGCGCCGCTGGAGGCCGACTACAGCTTCGACGGCCAGCGGTTCGACCGCGTCAGGCTCGCCGACGAGGGGGACGTACACCCCGCCGGGAAGACCCGGGTGTACCACCTCGCCTCCGGCGCGGACGGCGCGTACGTGGCGCTGGGGAACGCCGGCGTCGCCGAGTTCGCGAGGGAGAACGCGACGGGGACGTTCCAGGTGGAGGTGGCGCTCGCCGGCGAGGTGAGGTACCAGGCGCACCTCACCAAGTGCAAGCTGGCCGCGACCTGCCCGCTGAAACTGCAGCTCGCCCCACCGGGGACGCCGGGCGTCGTATTCCAGAGGGTCAAGTGCAAGCTCGCCAAGCCCGACAAGAACTGCTAG